The Actinomycetes bacterium nucleotide sequence GGGTTTCGAGGTGGTGCCGCAGGTGGACGGCGGCCTCGGTGCGCGTCTCGACGCCGTGTTCGCCCATGTGGACGGGCCGGGCGTGGTCGTGGGCATGGACACTCCCCAGCTCGGGGCGCGGTCGGTCGACGCCGCTTGCCGGGCGTTGACCGACGGGGCGGCCGACGCCGTACTCGGGCCTGCCGCCGACGGTGGCTATTGGACCATCGGGTTTCGCTCACATGTGGATGGCGCGTTCGACGACGTACCCATGAGCCGGGCTGACACCCGGGTCGTGCAGGAGGCGAGGCTCGCATCGCTCGGCCTTCAGGTCGCGGTGGTGCACGAGTTGCGCGACATCGATCACTGGTCAGATGCGCTGGCCATTGCCGGTGAGTTCCCGGACCTGCGAACCTCGGCAGTGGTGCGGTCGATCAGCGGCGCTGCTGGCGACGGAGTTGTGGATGGGAGCGTTGCAGATGGCAGATGAGGACCAGCACGGGAGTGTGGAACTCGTGCGTGCGGCCTGGGTCGTGCCCGTGGAGGGCGACGTGGTCACCGATGGTGCGGTCGCGATCAGCGGAGCGGATCTGGTGGCAGTGGGGCCATTCGGGGAGGTCCGCGCACAGTTCCCCGATGCGCCGGTGGAGCACCTGCGCAGCCACGCCCTGATCCCGGGGCTGGTCAACGCCCACACGCACCTGGGGATGACCATGTTCCGCGGGGTCGCCGATGACCGGACCCTCGCCGAGTTCCTCGACACCGTCATCCCGCTCGAGGGGCGGCTGCTCGGTGCCGAGCGAGTCGGCACGGCGACGCGTGCCGCGCTCGTCGAGTCGCACCTGGGCGGGGTGACCACGGCGCTCGACATGTACTTCTTCGCACCGGCGGTCCTCGAGGCGGCCGAGGAGACCGGCGGCCGTGTGTTCACCGGTCCGGTGATCCTGGACGCGGCCGGCCCCGACGCACCGCCCGGTT carries:
- a CDS encoding DUF2064 domain-containing protein; the encoded protein is MGDRVGRRRRAHRLLRGAPGRRGACGRLAVLRVAALIEPGAVTVAVIAKEPLPGRAKTRLCPPCSPAEAARVAEAALHDTLEAVTGANTRRRVLFLEGEPGSWMPTGFEVVPQVDGGLGARLDAVFAHVDGPGVVVGMDTPQLGARSVDAACRALTDGAADAVLGPAADGGYWTIGFRSHVDGAFDDVPMSRADTRVVQEARLASLGLQVAVVHELRDIDHWSDALAIAGEFPDLRTSAVVRSISGAAGDGVVDGSVADGR